One stretch of Chitinophaga pendula DNA includes these proteins:
- a CDS encoding condensation domain-containing protein, translating into MIKELLYTVFEATANEYPSLIAIEEDNEQCSYERLNTEINDLCRYLEVLQLKTGEVVGVALHAGIRSIASLLACFKRGQVYMPVSFDLPDKQLSHIFEQTHPSVLIVNAEQVERITSFFHSSGIYAPYLISIAATAILNELHLDDLAGITMEASGWTCWKWNGDSYVSIPQEDILLREPPQYPEIDKQDNAYIYYTSGSTGLNKGIIGTHNSLAHYIHWHRNAFEIKPGDRISQLAPLTFDASLKDILVALTAGATLCVPAKSVRQHTDQLSEWLFNKNITILQTVPSLFRVLMKSLKESGKDLPALRHIALAGERLYGQDVLNWKHINGDKCLLSNLYGLTETTILKSRYLITHSDWLPGDIIPVGQPISNTSIAVINYDQICAPGEIGDIYIKSPFVTKGYIDKQLNEQLFVQNPVVKDKADIVCRTGDIGRYRSDGNLELLGRKDDQVKFNGIRIELDMVKSALLNVQGIDQVEILLITVEDLQQSLVCYYTGEETNGTTLVEILRRALPVSHIPGYYVWLKEFPLNVNGKVDRKQLPKLATMLVLGEEQHPRPGDEQTIAGIWQQILGIEQISRSASFFTLGGSSLKAIQLISKIYKQLDTQLTIVDIFNHATIEAQAKLLQRSDKSDFVPIPTIAVQDRYPLSHAQQRIWVLEERIKGQPTFNMFMSYRLIGHIVPTAIETAINKVIARHESLRTSFFMEEGIAWQRIQDNINFYITQLDFCGRADVKHLISAEIEKAALHPFELQQAPLLRIVLLKLDIQEYLLLYCMHHIIADEWSLQIFMREVVQLYNAAVLERTIQLPALTIQYKDFTHWQQEELSGERLLAHRNYWLQKLSGEIPVLKLPGEKKRPDIQTYSGAQYPFDIDNVLYDKWKTLLHEQQVTPFMGLTALVKALLFRYSGQEDIIIGTPVAGREHPDLEYQIGYYLNTLALRDKIDKQASFLALLQQVKTTALEAFEHQVYPFDRLVEELGVSRDMSRSPLFDVVVVFQNIQVAASDLPRMHDLEIYPEGIDAGISKGDIRFEFEETADGLLCGIEFNTDLYDLERIKKMSGHFISLMTDVLKNPDHPLHGLNYLTPAEISVKKEQLSAFNATMEKGF; encoded by the coding sequence ATGATAAAAGAACTGTTATATACGGTATTCGAAGCGACGGCAAACGAATACCCTTCCCTTATTGCTATTGAAGAAGATAACGAACAATGTAGTTACGAACGGCTGAATACAGAAATCAACGACCTATGCCGTTACCTCGAAGTATTGCAATTGAAGACCGGAGAGGTAGTAGGCGTGGCGTTGCATGCTGGTATAAGATCAATAGCCAGCCTGTTGGCCTGCTTTAAAAGAGGACAGGTATACATGCCTGTCAGCTTTGATCTGCCGGACAAACAGCTCTCGCATATCTTTGAACAAACCCACCCCAGCGTACTGATTGTTAACGCGGAACAGGTCGAAAGAATTACAAGTTTCTTCCACTCATCAGGAATATATGCTCCCTATCTCATCTCCATCGCTGCTACAGCAATACTCAATGAACTACATCTCGACGATCTGGCTGGCATAACCATGGAAGCCTCAGGCTGGACTTGCTGGAAATGGAATGGCGACAGCTACGTGTCCATTCCTCAGGAAGATATCTTACTACGTGAACCCCCACAATACCCGGAAATAGACAAGCAGGATAATGCTTATATATATTATACTTCCGGTTCGACAGGGCTGAATAAAGGAATTATCGGGACGCATAACAGCCTTGCTCACTATATACACTGGCATCGCAATGCATTTGAGATAAAACCCGGAGATCGGATCAGCCAGTTGGCGCCCCTTACCTTTGACGCTTCATTGAAAGATATATTAGTTGCGCTGACAGCCGGCGCTACACTTTGTGTGCCGGCAAAGAGCGTTCGCCAGCATACAGATCAACTCTCCGAATGGTTATTTAATAAGAATATTACAATACTCCAAACAGTGCCCTCTCTATTCAGGGTACTGATGAAATCATTAAAGGAGTCCGGAAAGGATCTCCCGGCATTGCGGCATATTGCATTGGCAGGAGAAAGGTTATATGGGCAAGACGTACTCAACTGGAAACACATAAATGGTGATAAATGCTTGCTGTCTAATCTATATGGCCTCACAGAAACTACCATACTCAAATCCAGGTACCTGATAACACATTCAGACTGGTTACCGGGAGATATCATACCAGTAGGGCAACCCATCAGTAATACCAGCATTGCCGTGATTAATTACGATCAGATCTGCGCTCCTGGTGAAATTGGAGATATTTATATTAAGAGCCCTTTTGTAACTAAAGGATACATTGATAAACAGCTGAATGAACAGCTATTCGTCCAGAATCCGGTAGTGAAGGATAAAGCGGATATTGTCTGCCGTACAGGAGACATTGGGCGTTATCGGAGCGATGGTAACCTGGAATTGCTGGGAAGAAAAGATGATCAGGTTAAATTCAATGGCATTCGTATTGAGTTGGACATGGTAAAAAGTGCGTTGTTGAATGTGCAGGGAATAGATCAGGTGGAAATATTGTTGATCACAGTGGAAGACCTGCAGCAATCGCTGGTTTGCTATTATACAGGTGAAGAGACGAACGGTACCACATTGGTAGAGATCCTCAGGAGAGCACTGCCCGTCTCCCATATACCAGGTTATTACGTCTGGTTAAAGGAGTTTCCACTCAATGTCAACGGAAAAGTCGATAGGAAGCAATTGCCTAAACTGGCTACCATGCTCGTACTTGGTGAAGAACAACATCCCCGGCCGGGAGACGAGCAAACTATTGCCGGCATCTGGCAGCAGATACTTGGTATAGAACAGATCAGCAGGTCCGCGTCCTTTTTTACACTGGGAGGGTCTTCCTTGAAGGCAATTCAATTGATATCAAAGATCTATAAGCAACTTGATACCCAGCTGACCATCGTCGACATTTTTAATCATGCTACGATTGAAGCACAGGCAAAATTATTACAGCGATCTGATAAATCTGATTTTGTACCTATCCCTACTATAGCTGTGCAGGACAGGTATCCACTATCCCATGCACAACAGCGGATATGGGTGTTGGAAGAGCGTATTAAAGGACAACCAACATTCAATATGTTTATGTCCTACAGGCTGATCGGTCATATAGTACCTACAGCCATTGAAACCGCAATAAACAAAGTGATAGCCCGTCACGAAAGCCTGCGTACCTCTTTTTTTATGGAGGAGGGTATCGCCTGGCAGCGTATTCAGGATAACATAAATTTTTACATCACTCAGCTGGACTTTTGTGGAAGAGCCGATGTTAAACACCTCATTTCCGCAGAAATTGAAAAAGCCGCGCTTCATCCCTTTGAGTTGCAGCAAGCACCCCTGCTCCGGATCGTATTACTCAAGTTGGATATCCAGGAATATCTGCTGTTGTATTGTATGCACCACATAATTGCGGATGAATGGTCGCTTCAGATATTTATGAGGGAGGTAGTACAACTGTATAATGCAGCAGTATTGGAGAGAACTATTCAACTTCCCGCCCTGACCATACAGTATAAGGATTTCACCCACTGGCAGCAGGAAGAGCTTTCGGGCGAGAGATTATTGGCCCATCGGAATTATTGGCTCCAAAAATTATCCGGAGAGATACCGGTTCTGAAATTACCAGGCGAAAAGAAAAGGCCGGATATACAGACATATAGTGGTGCACAGTATCCCTTCGATATTGATAATGTTTTGTATGATAAGTGGAAAACGTTATTGCATGAACAACAGGTAACTCCTTTTATGGGGCTGACCGCTTTAGTAAAAGCACTTCTGTTCCGTTACTCTGGTCAGGAAGATATCATTATCGGGACACCCGTTGCGGGAAGAGAGCATCCGGATCTGGAGTACCAGATCGGGTATTACCTGAATACCCTGGCACTGAGAGATAAGATCGATAAACAGGCTTCTTTCCTTGCCTTACTTCAACAGGTAAAAACGACTGCTTTAGAGGCATTTGAGCATCAGGTATATCCTTTTGACCGGCTTGTAGAAGAACTGGGTGTATCCAGGGATATGAGCCGGTCTCCGTTGTTTGACGTAGTAGTTGTTTTTCAGAATATCCAGGTAGCAGCCAGCGACCTGCCGCGTATGCATGATCTGGAAATATATCCGGAAGGGATAGATGCGGGTATCAGCAAAGGTGATATCAGGTTCGAATTTGAGGAAACAGCCGATGGCCTGTTGTGTGGAATAGAGTTCAATACGGACCTGTATGATCTGGAGAGGATAAAAAAGATGTCCGGGCACTTTATTTCACTTATGACCGATGTACTGAAAAACCCGGATCATCCGCTCCACGGTCTGAACTACCTGACCCCTGCAGAAATATCTGTTAAAAAAGAGCAGCTGAGTGCATTCAATGCAACAATGGAAAAGGGTTTTTAA
- a CDS encoding carbamoyltransferase family protein has translation MSFNVVGISAFYHDSACCILKDGVLMAAVQEERFSRKKNDPDLPKAAFLYCLETAGIGIADINCIAYYEDPVKKMARQLWSGKDQWDRSTALNLSSGNVTARILEELGYNGPVKYYDHHHSHAASSFFYSGFEDAAVFTIDGVGEWATTTYGIGRGQKLDIFEEVIFPDSLGLLYSTITSYLGFSVNSGEYKVMGLAPYGTPRYVDAVRALVEQDEKGQYRLNMKYFDFLKGEKMFADTLSDLFGVPPRKKETEILQIHQDIAKSLQVVLEEILIAKACYLHEQTGSDNLCMAGGVALNCVANGKVLKHSPFKNLFVQPAANDAGCALGAAALAYTELTGLPMKKRLEHVYLGPSFDDNRIARLLKSTALKHHSFNNDEGELLREIARRIGEGKVIGWFHGRMEFGPRSLGARSILADPRGPEMRDRINAMVKKREAFRPFAPAILSSETTKHFDLDHESPFMLETCQVISSLDLPAITHVDGSARVQTVSRDTNPRFAGLLKAFKDLTGCPILLNTSFNVRDEPIVCTPEEALVCFITTDIDCLVLENYIIDASDNDTSMLKMINLNLVERPEFEVNPNVYTFI, from the coding sequence ATGAGCTTTAATGTAGTAGGGATCTCTGCTTTTTATCACGATTCTGCCTGTTGTATCTTAAAAGATGGCGTGTTGATGGCGGCTGTCCAGGAAGAACGCTTTAGCAGAAAAAAGAATGACCCGGATCTGCCTAAGGCAGCTTTTCTCTATTGCCTGGAGACGGCAGGTATCGGTATTGCAGATATCAATTGCATTGCTTATTACGAAGATCCGGTTAAGAAAATGGCACGTCAGTTATGGAGTGGCAAAGATCAGTGGGATAGAAGTACGGCCCTTAACCTGAGTTCGGGAAATGTAACTGCCCGCATATTAGAAGAACTCGGATATAATGGTCCCGTAAAATATTATGACCATCACCATTCACACGCTGCCAGTAGTTTTTTCTATTCCGGATTTGAAGACGCAGCGGTATTTACCATTGATGGAGTAGGAGAGTGGGCTACTACGACGTACGGGATAGGTCGTGGACAAAAGCTCGACATCTTCGAGGAAGTGATCTTCCCTGACTCGCTGGGTCTTTTGTATAGTACTATCACCAGCTATCTTGGCTTTAGCGTAAACAGTGGTGAGTATAAGGTGATGGGATTGGCACCTTATGGTACACCTCGCTATGTAGACGCAGTCAGAGCCCTTGTTGAGCAGGATGAGAAAGGACAGTATAGGCTAAATATGAAATACTTCGATTTCCTCAAGGGAGAGAAGATGTTTGCAGATACGCTATCCGATCTGTTCGGTGTTCCGCCACGGAAGAAGGAAACAGAAATATTACAGATACATCAGGATATCGCCAAAAGCCTGCAGGTGGTATTAGAGGAAATATTGATAGCCAAAGCATGTTATTTACATGAGCAGACCGGATCCGACAACCTTTGTATGGCGGGCGGGGTCGCGCTTAATTGCGTGGCAAATGGTAAGGTACTGAAGCACAGCCCGTTTAAAAATCTTTTCGTTCAGCCGGCTGCAAATGATGCCGGATGCGCTTTGGGTGCTGCTGCACTGGCATATACAGAACTGACAGGTTTACCCATGAAAAAGCGATTGGAACATGTCTATCTGGGTCCATCCTTTGATGATAATAGAATTGCACGGTTGTTAAAGTCGACGGCATTGAAACATCATTCATTTAATAATGACGAGGGAGAATTGCTGAGAGAGATAGCACGCCGAATTGGGGAGGGAAAGGTTATCGGATGGTTTCATGGAAGAATGGAGTTTGGCCCTAGATCTCTTGGAGCAAGATCGATTCTGGCCGATCCCCGAGGCCCTGAAATGAGAGACCGCATAAATGCAATGGTGAAAAAAAGAGAAGCTTTCCGCCCATTTGCGCCGGCAATACTAAGCTCAGAAACCACGAAACACTTCGATCTGGATCATGAATCTCCATTCATGTTAGAAACATGTCAGGTTATATCTTCTCTGGATCTCCCTGCTATTACCCACGTGGATGGTTCTGCCAGGGTACAGACCGTATCCAGAGATACCAATCCGCGGTTTGCCGGATTGCTGAAGGCCTTTAAGGACCTTACGGGGTGCCCTATCTTATTGAACACATCTTTTAATGTGAGAGACGAACCTATCGTATGTACACCTGAAGAAGCATTGGTCTGTTTTATTACAACAGATATTGACTGCCTGGTGCTCGAGAATTATATAATCGATGCCAGTGATAACGATACCAGTATGCTGAAGATGATTAATCTCAATCTGGTAGAACGCCCGGAATTCGAAGTGAACCCCAACGTTTATACATTTATCTAA
- the asnB gene encoding asparagine synthase (glutamine-hydrolyzing), producing the protein MCGITGIVYKDTDRSIAKETLLNMAETIEHRGPDDMSIHIDGHVGLGFKRLSIIDLKGGQQPFISRDGNLMMICNGEIYNYRELRAGLEAKGHVFRSDCDVEVILHLYREYGTDSVNKLNGQFAFALYDKNEQSLFFSRDHFGICPFFYSHQDNFFLFGSEMKAILAYPELDRRIDLSGLDQIFSYPAIIAPTTLFAQIRSLEPGYFGIYQKGELKLKQYWDLEYPTPEQQVEQKSESYYIERLNELVLKSVKQRLQADVPVGFYLSGGLDSSIIGGTMRHLIGSGEVNSFSICFSGAADNKDINEQRFQRIMSRHVNSVHNEIEFDWNEFDKKLKDVVYFSESPLKETYNVCSLALSQRAKEKNIKVVLSGEGADELFGGYAGYKFDSQRAGKKVVKDLEHLMEDQVRKTIWGDPDFSYEKNEYEFKSTKEALYSSQVNTVYPQFDCLKYPAVNHSRIKGRHVFHQRSYVDFKLRLAGHLIADHGDRMTMANNVEGRYPFLDPDLVSFVREIPPQMMLKDMKEKYLLKQLAGRYIPQEIISREKFGFVAPGSPQLLKQGNEWVNDMLSYDYIKRRGYFNPDTIERLKKMYARKDFILNPPYDMDLLIIVLTFNVFTSLFNVPNY; encoded by the coding sequence ATGTGCGGTATAACAGGAATAGTATATAAAGATACAGACAGGTCCATCGCCAAGGAAACACTCCTGAATATGGCGGAGACTATTGAGCATCGTGGTCCGGATGATATGAGTATACATATTGATGGACACGTAGGCCTGGGGTTCAAACGTTTAAGTATAATAGATCTGAAAGGGGGACAACAACCGTTTATCTCGCGGGATGGTAACTTGATGATGATCTGTAACGGTGAGATCTATAATTACCGTGAACTGAGGGCCGGATTAGAAGCCAAAGGACATGTGTTCAGATCAGATTGTGACGTGGAAGTTATTCTCCATCTGTACAGAGAGTACGGCACAGATAGTGTTAACAAGTTAAATGGCCAGTTCGCTTTTGCGCTTTATGACAAAAATGAGCAAAGCCTGTTTTTTTCCCGTGACCATTTTGGTATCTGTCCGTTTTTCTATAGTCATCAGGACAATTTCTTTCTGTTCGGTTCTGAAATGAAAGCGATTTTGGCTTACCCGGAATTGGACCGCCGTATCGATCTAAGCGGGCTGGATCAGATATTTTCCTATCCTGCTATCATTGCACCTACTACGCTTTTTGCACAGATCCGCAGCCTGGAACCGGGATATTTTGGGATCTACCAAAAAGGAGAACTCAAGTTGAAGCAGTATTGGGACCTCGAATATCCTACACCAGAACAGCAGGTTGAACAGAAGAGTGAATCCTACTATATAGAAAGACTGAATGAATTAGTGCTGAAATCTGTTAAGCAAAGACTGCAGGCGGATGTACCTGTGGGATTCTATCTTAGCGGCGGATTGGATTCATCTATCATCGGAGGTACCATGAGACATCTTATCGGTAGTGGTGAAGTCAATTCATTCTCGATCTGTTTTTCCGGTGCTGCAGACAATAAAGACATAAATGAACAGCGTTTTCAACGTATTATGAGCCGACATGTTAACTCTGTGCATAACGAGATTGAGTTTGACTGGAATGAGTTTGACAAGAAACTGAAAGATGTTGTCTATTTTTCTGAGTCACCACTGAAAGAAACATATAATGTATGCTCTCTGGCTTTATCCCAGCGGGCAAAGGAAAAAAATATAAAGGTTGTACTTTCCGGTGAAGGTGCTGATGAGCTGTTCGGAGGCTACGCAGGATATAAGTTTGATAGCCAGAGAGCCGGTAAGAAAGTGGTAAAGGATCTGGAACATTTGATGGAGGACCAGGTACGTAAGACGATCTGGGGAGACCCCGATTTTTCCTATGAAAAGAATGAGTACGAATTCAAAAGCACCAAAGAAGCACTCTATTCTTCACAGGTAAATACGGTGTATCCTCAATTTGATTGCCTCAAGTATCCAGCTGTCAACCACAGCAGAATAAAAGGACGGCACGTCTTTCATCAACGTTCATATGTAGATTTTAAATTGAGATTGGCAGGACACCTGATCGCTGACCATGGTGATAGAATGACTATGGCAAATAATGTTGAAGGCAGATATCCCTTTTTGGACCCGGACCTTGTAAGTTTTGTAAGGGAGATTCCGCCGCAAATGATGCTCAAAGACATGAAGGAAAAGTACCTGCTAAAACAATTAGCAGGGCGATATATTCCTCAGGAAATCATATCCCGGGAAAAATTTGGCTTTGTAGCGCCCGGAAGCCCGCAGCTGCTAAAGCAAGGTAATGAATGGGTAAATGATATGCTGTCTTACGACTACATCAAAAGACGGGGATATTTTAATCCGGATACTATTGAGCGCCTTAAAAAGATGTATGCCAGGAAAGACTTTATCCTAAATCCCCCCTATGATATGGATTTGTTGATCATAGTACTTACGTTCAACGTGTTTACATCGTTATTTAATGTCCCCAATTATTGA